ACGAACAGCTACTTTTTCCAGGTTTTCTCCAGAAGATCCTGGTGGAGGAGTTTCTACTTTCGGAGCTTTTACAGCTTCAGGAACAACATTCTGCATCACCTCTATTTTATCTTCTGCCACGATACCATTTGTCACCATCATACTCTTTCTTGCCATTGCAACTGGTGGAGCCGGTGAATAACTTGATCTTTTTGTTCCTCCTACTACTACGCCAGCTGCATTTCCACGATAAAATGTAAATGTATTATCTCCATCAAACCAATTGAAAGAAGGAACCTCTACAGAATCTCCGCTGAAATAGTCAAGAGTTTTCTGATACCCCCTCTCTTCGAGATAGTTTTGAATATCATATGACACTATTCTTCTAACAGGAGTATACAACCTATTCCATCTATAGTTATTTACGGCAAATTTATCCAGAGACATATCGTACATATTGGCAAGCACCTCGGCATTGATTTTCTCTTTATCGTTTCCGGTTACTTTTACGCTCCATTTCTCCTTTACATTAGGCTCAAGCTTGTCCCTGAAGGTGACCGTTTCAATTTTTAAAGGAAGTTCTGTATCTTTTATTTTTAAACTTACCGTCTGGGTATTGACATCGTTGAATGCTACGATCTGAAACTGAAGATTCAGTTCGGATATATTTTTATCTTTGGGAATGTCAATGGTATATTCCAGAATTCCTTTTTTCAGTGGATGGACTTCTGCAGTTGTTTTTCCCGATCCGTCCTGTACAAAAACATTGACCAGACCGTCAGGAATTGCAGAAAACACATATATTTTGGCCTTCTCTCCTCTTGAAAGTTCATCTTTAGGAGCAATAACGGTAAGGAATGTTTTCTGAGCAGGTTTTAAAACTCCTTTATCCCAAACACTGAAATACTGGGAAGTTTTTATGGTATCTTTTCCTTCCATATTAAACAGCTCAAGCTGATAATCTCCTGCTTCTAATTTTCCAAGATCCAGGTTATTATCTGCTGATGGCTGCTGCTGTTTTTCAACAAGTATTTTTTCTGTTTTCCAGTTTTTGACCTCATCATTTTTGTCAAACAGATCGTGTGGAAATTTACTTATAAATTCTTCCTTTGAATATTTCGGAAGATCCTGAACCTCTGATTTGAAATTACTACGGAAAATTCTATCCGGCGCTGAAAGTTTTGACAGCTTCACCTGATAAGATTTTTGGAGATTCTGCTCATTGTAGTTTTTGGTTTCAACTTTCAGTTTAAGATTTTCATCAGTGAATACTTCATTCACATCATCTGCTTTTATGTAATGAGAAACAGAAGCCACCTTCAGTTGTGTATTGGCAGACTGGGTTTCGCCATTAATATCTGTAAGGGAAGCATTAATCTCATAATTATCAATCTGGATTCCTTCTAATTTTTCATCTTTTTTAAGATCCAGCCGAATTGTGAATTCTCCTTTCTCATCGGTTTTAGCCTCTCCCAGAATTGAATTTTCATTTCCGGAATCCTGTGGATATCCTCTAAAGTACATCCATCTTATATTCCGTTTCTTAATTTCATAGTTTACGGTGGTATTGCTTAAGGCTACTCCAGAAAACATTTTAGCCTTTCCTTTAAGCTCTATGGTCTGTCCATACTTATATTCATCTTTTACAGGATCAAACGTCACTTCAAATTTTGGCCTTTTATACTCTTCTACTCTGACATCCTTATATCCACGCGGTTCTCCTATTGTTCTAAGGAAAAAAACACCGTTCAGCTTCCCTTTCGGTAGAATGAAACTGCCATGATAAGAACCAAATGCGTTGGTTGTAAAATCCTGCGAAGATACCTCCTGGTTATTGCCATCATATAAAGCTATTTTTTGCTTCAGTCCGGAAATTACAGATTCTGCTTCCTTTTCAATTTTAGTATTAATTACCTTAAAGTATAGTGTTTGTCCCGGACGATAGATCGCTCTGTCCGTAAAAATCTGTGCAGCAGTTCGGGTTTGTTTATTGGGATTATAATTTTCATCATAGGTTCCGTTGCCATATACCTGCATGATTTGGAAATCATTAGTATCAGGCTGCTGAATCAGAAAAGATCTGTAGTATTCTTTGTTTGCAGTGGCAGGAAACTTAAAACTTCCTTTTTCATCAGTTTTACCCTCTATTTTATTTAAGGTTTTATCGGAGACAAATTCATAAAAGGTAAGCTTTTCATTTGCAAGCGGTTTTCCGTTGTTACTGTTGACCAGTTTCAATTCATTTGAAAGTGTATTTCTATCAGTTTTTGACTGATAAATAATACGGTTTCCGGAAACTAAAAAGTAAAAATTATTGGGTGCCTCGCCATTCTTTGGACCTTCTCCTCCTACTGCATATTCCACGATATAGATTCCGGACGGAAGAGGTTTTATCTCCAGTGACGTTTTGTGAAGCTGGTAGTCTCTAGGATCAGAAAGCTGATAGGTTTCTTTTCTTATCAGATTCTTTTTCACTTTTCCAAAAGTATTGTCATAAGAATTCTGCACATACTGCATCAGCGAAACAAAATTGTCTTTCACTTCATAAATATTCAAAGTAAATGAAGAAACGTTTTTATATTCTGCCACAAAATGAACCGGCAGGTTATTCTGTGTCTGAGATTCATATTTAAAGTTCAGTACCGGGTTGATAATTTCCCTTTCTTTATTTTTAATATTTCCTATGTAGGAAGATTTCGGGTACTGGCTTTTTGCCTGGGCAGCAACAGCAAGTGCTTCTTTAGCCTTATTTTTTATAAGAAGCTCATCCATAATATCTTCTGTTATGATTACTTTATAATCTCCCTCTTCACTGGATTTCAGAAGATTCTGAAGCTGTTCAACCTTATCCTTACAGTTGTTCACCTCACAGTTGCTAACGATCTTCTCCTTCATGAAGTACAACTTAGGGTTCCCGCTATTTTGGGCAATCAGTTCATCATAAATAGTATTGATTTTGGTCCTGTTTTCTGCAGTTTCATTTTTTGTAAAGAGAAAGCCTGATTCTAAAAATTTTATTTTCTGAATAGAATACCAGTCGAATACCGTTGGAAAATAAGCGACATCTTTATCTTCAGAGAAAACTCCTTTATATTTTGCCAGGGAAATCTTTCTCATTTCCTGTTTCTGTGCATCAAGTTCCTGATAAGCTTTAGCCAGATAGTTTTTAAAATCAAGCTGAGTCCAGGTTTCAATCTGTGAGGCATCCTGAGAATTGATATTGGTTCTACCGTTTATCCTCCACAAATTCTGATTGTAATAATCCACCAGGAAATTACTCAGTAATACCTGGTATACCAACCTGTCATCTCCTTTCAGCTTTGCTTCAGTGTCTTTCAGCTTTTTGAAAAATTTTGATACAGAATTATTCTGATCATCATCCGCTGTCTGATTGACAATATTGAATTCTACTTTCAGGGATCGAATGAGCTGAAGTGCATTATTTTCTTTCATAGCTTGGTTTTGTATGGCTAGAATAATGGGAAGATTGAATTTATAAGCTCCCTTCGTCTGGTTTTCATTGATTTTTTTCCACTGGTCATCATAATATTTCTGTGCGAGGACCGTTGAAAAGCTAAGCATTATAAGCAAAAGCATAAAAATCTTGGAAAATATTTTCATATATATTATTTTTGATAAATGAACATCTTAAAAATACTCAAAAAAACGGTCATAGACAGTCAAATTTATGTCTCTTTAATGGGAACTCTTTTTGCAGTATTTTTTATGGAAGAGCAAAACACATTCCGTTTCCCCAGTGTTCTGCTTATTTTCATTACTTATTTCAGTGGTTATCTTTATACTAAATATCAATATACCCGGCATTTTTTCAAAATACTGACTTTAAATGCTATAGCAGGGATCTTCTGTGCTTTTCTGATCATCCATAATCACAATGAGATCAGACTTTTGAAATGGTTTATTATTGTGGTACTGGGACTTCTTTACAACAGTTTCTTTCTGGATATTTATATCAGGAAAATTCCTTTGCTGAAGGTTTTTTATGTAGGACTGGTCTGGGCATTGGTCAACTGCTGGCTTACCCTTCCGGAATTCAGTATTCCTATATTTCTGATCAGCTTTTTCTTTATCACGGCACTTGTTCTTCCTTTTGATATCCGGGATATGAAAAGTGATACTGTAAAGACATTTCCGATGTTTATTGGCGTACAGAACACAAAATATGTTGCTTATGCACTTATTTTCATGAGCAGTCTGATCAGCATTTTTTATCTCAAACCTATATATGCGTTTTCATTTTTTTTGGCTTCCATTATGAGTTATATTTTTATTTATTTCGCTGAAAATAAAAGAGATGACGCTTACTTTTCATTTGGAGTAGAAACTTGTTCTGCACTTCCTTTTTTATTTTTACTAATAATGGAGTATTTTTGACGAATGATTATCAAGAAGCTCTCCCTTTACAATTTCAAAAACCATTCAGAAAAGAAATTTGAATTTTCCCCCCAGATCAACTGTTTCGTAGGTAATAATGGGGTGGGAAAAACCAATATTCTGGATGCTCTGCATTATTTATCTGTAGGGAAAAGTTTTTTGGGTAACACTGATATCAACAACATCAAAAGTGAAGAAGATTTTTTCTCTCTTGATGCTGAAATTCAGAATGAAGACAGTGAAGACATCATCAGAATCACCCAGCCGAAGGAAGCCAAAAAGGTAATCAAAAAGAATGACAAAAGCTATGACAGACTTGCTGATCATATCGGTTACCTGCCAAGCGTCATGATTTCTCCTTATGATTCAAATCTTATTTCGGATTCCGGGGAAAGCAGGCGTAAGT
This genomic window from Chryseobacterium sp. MEBOG06 contains:
- a CDS encoding alpha-2-macroglobulin family protein gives rise to the protein MKIFSKIFMLLLIMLSFSTVLAQKYYDDQWKKINENQTKGAYKFNLPIILAIQNQAMKENNALQLIRSLKVEFNIVNQTADDDQNNSVSKFFKKLKDTEAKLKGDDRLVYQVLLSNFLVDYYNQNLWRINGRTNINSQDASQIETWTQLDFKNYLAKAYQELDAQKQEMRKISLAKYKGVFSEDKDVAYFPTVFDWYSIQKIKFLESGFLFTKNETAENRTKINTIYDELIAQNSGNPKLYFMKEKIVSNCEVNNCKDKVEQLQNLLKSSEEGDYKVIITEDIMDELLIKNKAKEALAVAAQAKSQYPKSSYIGNIKNKEREIINPVLNFKYESQTQNNLPVHFVAEYKNVSSFTLNIYEVKDNFVSLMQYVQNSYDNTFGKVKKNLIRKETYQLSDPRDYQLHKTSLEIKPLPSGIYIVEYAVGGEGPKNGEAPNNFYFLVSGNRIIYQSKTDRNTLSNELKLVNSNNGKPLANEKLTFYEFVSDKTLNKIEGKTDEKGSFKFPATANKEYYRSFLIQQPDTNDFQIMQVYGNGTYDENYNPNKQTRTAAQIFTDRAIYRPGQTLYFKVINTKIEKEAESVISGLKQKIALYDGNNQEVSSQDFTTNAFGSYHGSFILPKGKLNGVFFLRTIGEPRGYKDVRVEEYKRPKFEVTFDPVKDEYKYGQTIELKGKAKMFSGVALSNTTVNYEIKKRNIRWMYFRGYPQDSGNENSILGEAKTDEKGEFTIRLDLKKDEKLEGIQIDNYEINASLTDINGETQSANTQLKVASVSHYIKADDVNEVFTDENLKLKVETKNYNEQNLQKSYQVKLSKLSAPDRIFRSNFKSEVQDLPKYSKEEFISKFPHDLFDKNDEVKNWKTEKILVEKQQQPSADNNLDLGKLEAGDYQLELFNMEGKDTIKTSQYFSVWDKGVLKPAQKTFLTVIAPKDELSRGEKAKIYVFSAIPDGLVNVFVQDGSGKTTAEVHPLKKGILEYTIDIPKDKNISELNLQFQIVAFNDVNTQTVSLKIKDTELPLKIETVTFRDKLEPNVKEKWSVKVTGNDKEKINAEVLANMYDMSLDKFAVNNYRWNRLYTPVRRIVSYDIQNYLEERGYQKTLDYFSGDSVEVPSFNWFDGDNTFTFYRGNAAGVVVGGTKRSSYSPAPPVAMARKSMMVTNGIVAEDKIEVMQNVVPEAVKAPKVETPPPGSSGENLEKVAVRKNLNETAFFYPDLKTDVEGNVNFEFTSPEALTKWKLMFLAHTADARAATLEKEVITQKEFSVTPNYPRFLREGDELNLQSKLSNLTDKKLNGSAELQILDAFTNENISSKFSVTSGMQNFNLSENENGALTWKLKVPNNVSSIILKVVAKAGAYSDGEQQAVAVLPNRMLVTDAVPVFVKEGETKTFVLDHLKDHTSATVSNVSNTLELTTNPIWEVMFALPSLKNDQNNSADVIFNKWFADVLASEIFKANPKMKTIFEEYQSKGLLNSSLEKNQELKQLLLEETPWVLESKNEGEQMQKLAMLFDTNTMRNSINQDWDDLKKLQNPDGGFSWYAGYPSSYGTSLYILKNLGKINVWLKDNVKDYQSDDQKNMVAKLIQYVDNEISKYADMKKINVWNNWTLDYLNTRNYWEKQYPLKGKGATLKTLIKQKAQTAKITDFTFFGLHRAALLMNDYGLKAVSDKLMTYLKETSTDTKTQGVYWKQNLNDWGWFGSKIVNHAGALEAFNTLKANDQKFIEDMKIWLVTQKEVNSWGSSRGTAEVIFTLLNSGKSWTGTESDKATIVWGGKELAAQTQATGYVKSTVKTDTVDKNLATVTVTKPGPGIVQGGLFWQYYEDLDKIKSSENYISVTKELYKKVKTANGEELQKISTETPLKVGDKVTVRMILNTDRAMEFIHIKDMRAAGLEPLDALSGYQWKNNLGYYQSVKDASTNFYIQYMPKGKYVFEYDVVANASGKFSNGITTMQNYYAPQMNAHTKGNNVTVSE